A genomic segment from Flavobacterium inviolabile encodes:
- a CDS encoding DUF6850 family outer membrane beta-barrel protein produces MTSKKVIFYFILLVSCAANAQLTDSLSVQQNLFYNDVQQHFWKNPLFYTTQHLNDFTLTQIDFSQKNLNLKRVQTADRTTQYSFSTQGIYNVKPRLRLFGGFIFNKIAEKGLGYNFSTQRTENQNVLSPNYFFAPKKGDWDIQNYNLDGGFAYQFDSNILLGAKAFYKNGKSYRTIDPRPEIQQSNYGGELQTGYNFNNNSLFVSAGIAKKTETSNITYVNDAQNAPAYPETFTRFASGYGRIIFNSSYNRYIFNTIDKNFGFGYQYQNSRNKVSATYKYNKSLESFYRKNARGYVYIDDELKMYMYRVIAHTGELNYFYDGEKVDYKAAFGYERQKGDNFSVIENGQNYRMNLDIFTFSNGVIKKDKDRVVYAFELGANYIKHKYIDLLGNTDKRLNTLEIQTSFNKDILAKEKNKINLSVGVKYYMALDEKLVFIPISSSNTSFADNVIRPDQAFDATSKLQSNIMAQYFYSLSKTKKLRIFANYNTLVALGDQYKTYTTDFNTTESSYFNGGISIIY; encoded by the coding sequence ATGACTTCAAAAAAAGTAATATTCTATTTTATACTATTGGTGAGTTGTGCAGCAAATGCGCAGCTCACTGATAGTTTATCGGTACAACAGAATTTGTTTTACAACGATGTACAACAGCATTTTTGGAAAAACCCGTTATTCTATACCACCCAGCATTTAAATGATTTTACGCTGACTCAAATTGATTTCAGTCAGAAGAATCTGAATTTAAAACGCGTTCAAACGGCAGACAGAACCACACAATATAGTTTTTCTACTCAGGGAATCTATAATGTAAAACCGAGATTACGCCTTTTTGGCGGTTTTATATTCAATAAAATTGCCGAAAAAGGTCTGGGCTACAACTTCTCTACCCAGCGAACGGAAAACCAGAATGTTTTGTCTCCAAATTATTTTTTCGCCCCAAAAAAAGGAGACTGGGATATTCAGAATTATAATTTAGATGGCGGATTTGCTTATCAGTTTGACAGCAATATTCTTTTAGGAGCCAAAGCTTTCTATAAAAACGGAAAAAGTTACAGAACCATCGATCCGCGTCCGGAAATTCAGCAGAGTAACTATGGCGGAGAGCTGCAAACCGGTTACAATTTCAACAATAACAGTTTGTTTGTTAGCGCAGGTATTGCCAAAAAAACGGAAACATCAAACATCACTTACGTGAATGATGCCCAGAATGCTCCGGCCTATCCGGAAACATTCACCCGTTTTGCATCCGGTTATGGGCGGATCATTTTCAACTCCTCCTATAACAGGTATATTTTTAATACTATCGATAAAAACTTCGGTTTTGGCTATCAATACCAAAACAGCAGAAACAAGGTAAGCGCCACCTATAAATACAACAAATCCTTAGAAAGCTTTTATCGCAAAAATGCCCGTGGCTATGTGTATATCGATGATGAGCTGAAAATGTATATGTACAGGGTTATAGCACATACCGGAGAACTAAACTATTTCTATGACGGTGAAAAAGTCGATTATAAAGCCGCTTTTGGATATGAAAGACAAAAAGGCGATAATTTTTCAGTGATCGAAAACGGTCAGAATTACCGGATGAACCTGGATATTTTTACCTTCAGTAATGGCGTGATAAAGAAAGACAAGGATCGTGTTGTTTATGCTTTTGAACTGGGAGCCAACTATATCAAACATAAATATATCGACCTTTTGGGTAATACCGACAAACGATTGAACACGCTGGAAATCCAGACTTCTTTTAACAAAGACATACTGGCTAAGGAGAAAAACAAAATAAACCTGTCTGTTGGAGTGAAATATTATATGGCGCTGGATGAAAAATTAGTTTTTATTCCTATTTCTTCTTCCAACACTTCATTTGCAGACAATGTAATCCGACCGGATCAGGCTTTTGATGCGACTTCGAAATTACAATCGAATATTATGGCACAATACTTTTATAGTCTTTCAAAAACTAAAAAGTTACGTATTTTTGCCAATTATAACACACTGGTTGCTTTAGGGGATCAATACAAAACCTATACAACCGATTTTAATACCACAGAAAGCAGCTATTTTAATGGCGGAATCTCTATAATTTATTAG
- a CDS encoding cytochrome-c peroxidase — protein MKKIIGLTFLSFLFVGLVSLQNHTDDEKYYSISELKKIYSGGDMTKWPKANVDSTVINFQDLGVLPKVPFPAENPYSEAKRELGKVLFFDPRLSKSGQISCASCHDPELGWGDGKRVSHGHDRTPGSRNSKPIINVAYSTIFFWDGRAASLEEQAKFPIVDTKEMNNHMDIAVKTIKKIKGYQPLFKEAFGDEKVTEEKIFKAIATFERTVVSRKSRFDKFIEGDSTQLSNKEVEGLHLFRTKARCINCHNSALFSDNQFHNAGLTYYGRKYEDLGRYNITKNAEDVGKFRTPSLREIMKTGPYMHNGLFPEIRGVLNLYNMGMPNLKPKGEQVNDKLFPKTSPLLQKLDLNKGELDALEAFLGSITSVIYREPAPEKLPQ, from the coding sequence ATGAAAAAGATTATTGGACTAACCTTCCTCAGTTTTTTATTCGTAGGCCTGGTTTCTTTACAAAACCATACAGACGATGAAAAATACTATTCCATATCTGAATTAAAAAAAATATACAGCGGCGGTGATATGACCAAATGGCCAAAAGCCAATGTGGACAGCACCGTTATCAATTTCCAGGATTTAGGAGTTTTGCCAAAAGTTCCCTTCCCTGCCGAAAATCCGTATTCTGAAGCAAAAAGAGAGTTGGGTAAAGTATTGTTCTTTGATCCGCGATTGTCAAAATCAGGACAAATTTCATGTGCTTCCTGCCACGATCCGGAATTGGGATGGGGCGACGGAAAAAGAGTTTCTCACGGTCACGACAGAACTCCGGGCAGCCGAAACTCAAAACCGATTATCAACGTGGCCTATTCCACCATCTTTTTCTGGGACGGACGGGCAGCCAGCCTGGAAGAACAGGCGAAATTCCCGATAGTCGATACCAAAGAGATGAACAATCACATGGATATTGCCGTAAAAACGATTAAAAAGATAAAAGGCTACCAGCCGCTTTTTAAAGAGGCTTTTGGTGATGAAAAAGTTACCGAAGAGAAGATCTTTAAAGCGATCGCTACTTTTGAACGTACGGTGGTGAGCCGCAAAAGCCGCTTTGACAAATTTATTGAAGGCGACAGTACGCAACTTTCCAATAAAGAAGTAGAAGGTTTACACCTTTTCAGAACCAAAGCAAGATGCATTAACTGCCACAATTCTGCTTTGTTTTCCGATAACCAGTTCCACAATGCAGGACTGACTTACTACGGCCGAAAATATGAAGATCTGGGCCGTTATAACATTACTAAGAATGCAGAAGATGTTGGGAAATTCCGTACGCCTTCTTTACGGGAAATAATGAAAACCGGGCCTTATATGCACAATGGTTTATTCCCGGAAATCAGAGGGGTGCTGAACCTGTACAATATGGGGATGCCGAATCTAAAACCAAAAGGCGAACAGGTAAACGATAAATTGTTTCCAAAAACGTCGCCTTTATTGCAAAAACTGGACTTAAACAAAGGAGAGCTTGATGCTTTAGAAGCTTTCCTGGGAAGCATAACTTCAGTAATTTACCGGGAACCGGCTCCGGAAAAATTACCACAATAA
- a CDS encoding CvfB family protein, with translation MIEIGKYNTLKIDRETKVGLFLTDGTTDILLPNKYVPKAYAIGEELAVFVYLDHEERPIATTLEPYIFLNEFSLLRVNYTNKFGAFMNWGMEKDLFVPFKEQARPMEQGKRYLVYMYLDEKTNRLVGSSKTNQFLNNEEITVEKGEEVDLIISHITEVGINVIINEKHKGLLYKNEVYDDLRTGDRIVGYIKNIRPDGKIDVSATKLGFEKLEPSSQYILDELKASRGFLRLNDDSHPEDIKTVLKMSKKTFKKAIGVLYKQKLIEIKEDGIYLVK, from the coding sequence ATGATTGAGATAGGGAAATACAATACACTAAAAATTGACCGTGAAACGAAAGTCGGTTTGTTTCTGACAGATGGAACAACAGATATTTTATTGCCGAATAAATATGTTCCGAAAGCCTATGCAATAGGTGAGGAGCTGGCTGTTTTTGTGTATCTCGACCATGAGGAACGTCCGATTGCCACCACTTTGGAACCGTATATCTTTTTAAACGAATTTTCATTGCTGCGGGTGAACTATACCAATAAATTCGGTGCCTTTATGAATTGGGGCATGGAAAAGGATCTGTTTGTACCGTTTAAAGAACAGGCGCGTCCTATGGAGCAGGGAAAACGGTATCTGGTGTATATGTATCTGGATGAAAAAACAAACCGTTTGGTGGGTTCCAGTAAAACCAATCAGTTTTTAAACAACGAAGAAATCACGGTTGAAAAAGGTGAGGAAGTAGATCTTATTATTTCGCACATCACAGAAGTGGGAATCAATGTGATCATTAACGAAAAGCACAAAGGACTGTTATATAAAAACGAAGTTTATGACGATCTCAGAACCGGCGACCGTATTGTAGGCTATATCAAAAATATCCGTCCTGACGGTAAAATTGACGTGTCGGCTACCAAACTGGGATTTGAAAAATTAGAACCGAGTTCCCAGTATATTCTGGATGAATTAAAAGCCAGCCGCGGTTTTCTGCGGTTAAATGACGACAGTCATCCGGAAGACATTAAAACGGTGCTTAAAATGAGTAAAAAGACCTTTAAAAAAGCGATTGGTGTTTTATATAAGCAAAAGCTCATTGAAATAAAAGAAGATGGAATTTATCTGGTAAAATAA
- a CDS encoding PLP-dependent cysteine synthase family protein, with protein MKEDIKAYNNVLELIGNTPLIKLNKITEGLEGNFYAKVEAFNPGHSTKDRIAVYIIEEAEKRGILKPGDTIIETTSGNTGFSLAMVSIIKGYNCVLAVSSKSSKDKIDMLRAMGAKVYVCPAHVSADDPRSYYNVAKRLHEETKGSVYINQYFNDLNVDAHYNTTGPEIWEQTNGKITHLVACSGTGGTISGTARFLKEKNPDIRVLGVDAFGSVLKKYHETKEFDSEEIYPYRIEGLGKNLIPSATDFEAIDKFTKVNDEESAHTAREIAKKEGLFVGYTSGAAMQAIKQFAEENEFTQNSNVVVIFPDHGSRYMSKVFSDEWMNEQGFFDSVNAEEVQKIEFIK; from the coding sequence ATGAAAGAAGACATAAAAGCCTATAATAATGTATTGGAATTAATAGGAAATACACCCCTAATTAAGCTCAATAAAATTACAGAAGGATTAGAAGGTAATTTTTATGCTAAAGTAGAAGCTTTCAATCCGGGTCATTCCACAAAAGACAGAATCGCTGTATATATAATTGAAGAAGCGGAAAAAAGAGGAATCTTAAAGCCGGGTGATACAATTATAGAAACGACATCCGGAAATACAGGATTCAGCTTGGCAATGGTAAGCATTATTAAAGGTTATAATTGTGTTTTGGCCGTGAGTTCAAAATCTTCGAAAGATAAAATTGATATGTTACGCGCCATGGGAGCAAAAGTTTATGTTTGTCCCGCTCACGTTTCTGCCGATGATCCCCGTTCTTACTACAATGTTGCAAAACGTTTGCACGAAGAAACCAAAGGATCGGTTTATATAAACCAGTATTTTAATGACCTGAATGTAGATGCGCATTACAATACCACCGGACCGGAAATCTGGGAACAGACTAACGGAAAAATAACCCACCTGGTAGCCTGTTCGGGTACCGGAGGAACGATTTCCGGAACAGCACGCTTTCTGAAAGAAAAAAATCCGGATATCAGAGTTCTTGGTGTGGATGCTTTTGGTTCGGTATTGAAAAAATACCACGAAACAAAAGAGTTCGACAGCGAAGAAATCTATCCATACAGAATCGAAGGTTTAGGAAAGAATTTAATTCCGTCTGCAACCGATTTTGAAGCAATTGACAAATTCACGAAAGTGAATGATGAGGAAAGTGCCCACACGGCGCGTGAGATTGCGAAAAAAGAAGGATTGTTTGTAGGATATACTTCCGGAGCAGCAATGCAGGCCATCAAGCAATTTGCCGAAGAAAACGAGTTTACCCAAAACAGCAATGTTGTGGTAATCTTCCCGGATCACGGTTCCCGCTATATGAGTAAAGTATTTAGCGATGAATGGATGAACGAACAGGGATTCTTTGACAGCGTTAATGCAGAAGAAGTACAAAAAATAGAATTTATCAAATAG
- a CDS encoding S9 family peptidase — MVEKITPPKAAVKPKQLEKHGDIRTDNYYWLNERENPEVIDYLKKENEYYQQMTAHTKQFQEDLFKEMKSRVKEDDSSVPYLYNGYYYITRYEKGKDYPIHARKKGSLDAKEEILFDCNEMAKGHAYFQLSGISISEDNKWCAFGVDTVSRREYTIQIKNLETGEILPVKLEKTTGGSTWASDNKTLFYTRKDLVTLRSDKIYKHKLGSEPTDDKVVFNEKDDTFSVFVYKEKSKKYIVIGSTSTLTSEFSILRADSPDGEFKVFQPRTRGLEYSISHYGDSFYVVTNKDKATNFKLMKTPESATGKENWKDLIPHRKDVLLEDIEIFKDYLVVSERSNGLNKIRIMPWSGKGEYYLPFESETYTAYTTTNVDFNTDVLRYGYQSMATPSSVIDFNMKTKEKVVRKEQEVLGGKFDKNNYIEERAWATAQDGTKVPISIVYRKGIKKDGSNPFLLYAYGSYGASMDPYFSSIRLSLLDRGFIYGIAHIRGGEDLGREWYENGKLLKKKNTFTDFIDCSKFVIDSKYTSAKHLYAEGGSAGGLLMGAIVNMAPELYNGVIAQVPFVDVMTTMLDDTIPLTTGEYDEWGNPNDKTYYDYMLSYSPYDNVKKQKYPNLLVTTGLHDSQVQYWEPAKWVAKLRVMKAGDSQLYLDTNMDAGHGGASGRFESLKEVAKEYTFLLDLEGIKK; from the coding sequence ATGGTAGAAAAAATAACGCCGCCTAAAGCCGCTGTTAAACCCAAGCAATTGGAGAAGCACGGAGATATCAGAACAGATAATTATTATTGGTTAAATGAAAGAGAAAACCCTGAGGTAATCGATTATCTGAAAAAAGAGAACGAGTACTATCAGCAAATGACAGCACATACAAAACAATTCCAGGAGGATTTGTTTAAAGAGATGAAGTCAAGAGTTAAGGAAGACGACAGCTCCGTTCCGTATCTTTATAATGGGTATTACTATATAACCCGCTATGAAAAAGGAAAAGATTACCCGATACATGCCCGAAAAAAAGGATCTTTAGACGCTAAAGAAGAAATTTTGTTTGACTGTAATGAGATGGCCAAAGGACATGCTTATTTTCAGTTGAGCGGCATCAGCATCAGTGAAGACAACAAATGGTGTGCTTTTGGAGTGGATACGGTATCCCGAAGAGAATATACCATCCAGATTAAAAACCTTGAAACCGGAGAGATCCTTCCGGTAAAATTAGAGAAAACAACCGGTGGTTCCACATGGGCAAGTGACAACAAAACCTTGTTCTATACCCGTAAAGATCTGGTAACACTTCGTTCCGATAAAATTTACAAACACAAATTAGGTTCTGAACCTACGGATGATAAAGTCGTTTTCAATGAAAAAGACGATACATTCTCTGTTTTTGTCTATAAAGAAAAATCAAAAAAATACATTGTTATCGGTTCTACAAGTACGCTGACTTCCGAGTTCAGCATACTTAGAGCAGACAGCCCTGATGGCGAGTTTAAAGTATTCCAGCCGAGAACAAGAGGTCTGGAGTACAGTATTTCGCATTATGGCGATAGTTTCTATGTGGTTACCAATAAAGATAAAGCAACCAATTTTAAACTGATGAAAACGCCGGAATCGGCTACCGGTAAAGAAAACTGGAAAGACCTGATTCCGCATCGCAAAGACGTTTTACTGGAAGATATCGAAATCTTTAAAGATTATCTGGTAGTATCCGAGCGATCTAACGGACTTAATAAAATCAGAATCATGCCGTGGAGCGGAAAAGGGGAGTATTACCTGCCTTTTGAAAGCGAAACCTATACGGCTTATACCACGACCAATGTAGACTTCAATACAGATGTGCTTCGTTACGGCTATCAGTCAATGGCGACACCATCATCGGTTATTGACTTCAACATGAAGACTAAGGAAAAGGTTGTCCGTAAAGAGCAGGAAGTTTTAGGCGGTAAGTTCGATAAAAACAATTATATCGAAGAACGCGCCTGGGCAACGGCTCAGGATGGTACTAAAGTGCCTATTTCCATTGTTTACAGAAAAGGAATTAAAAAAGACGGCAGCAATCCGTTCCTGTTATATGCTTACGGTTCCTATGGTGCTTCTATGGATCCTTATTTCTCCTCGATTCGTTTAAGCCTGCTGGACAGAGGATTCATTTATGGCATTGCACACATCAGAGGTGGTGAAGACCTGGGAAGAGAGTGGTATGAAAACGGAAAACTGCTTAAAAAGAAAAATACATTTACTGATTTTATCGACTGTTCAAAATTTGTAATTGACAGTAAATATACATCAGCCAAACACTTATATGCCGAAGGCGGTTCTGCCGGAGGACTGTTAATGGGCGCTATTGTAAATATGGCACCGGAACTGTATAACGGAGTAATCGCACAGGTTCCTTTTGTGGACGTGATGACAACGATGTTAGACGATACGATTCCGTTAACAACAGGAGAATATGACGAATGGGGTAATCCTAACGATAAAACCTATTATGACTATATGTTATCCTATTCGCCGTATGACAATGTGAAAAAACAAAAATATCCGAATTTATTGGTCACAACCGGGCTTCATGATTCACAGGTTCAGTACTGGGAACCGGCGAAATGGGTTGCTAAACTGCGGGTTATGAAAGCAGGAGACAGCCAGTTGTATCTGGATACCAATATGGATGCCGGTCACGGAGGTGCTTCCGGACGTTTTGAATCCCTTAAAGAAGTAGCGAAAGAATATACTTTTTTATTAGATTTAGAAGGAATTAAAAAGTAG